In Halococcus hamelinensis 100A6, the DNA window GCCCTCGCCGCCACCGTCGGCCATGCCTCGACTCGGAGCCCGAACGGCATGGGTTTTTCCCCGTGCGTCGGGGATGGGTTTCGCCCGTCGAGCGCGGACGGGTCGGTTAGCTGCTGAAGTCGGTACAGACCGGGATCCCCAGCGTGTTGAAGTCGGTCATCGCCGCGAGTTCGTCGGGCACGCCGTGGATGTCGACGGTCTTCTCGACCAGCGCCGAGGGGTCGAGCTTGCTGGATTCGATCATGTCGAGCATCTCGCTGTAGCGCGACGGCTGGAGCCCGAGCGAGCCGTGGAAGTCTATCTCCTTCGCGACGAAGTCGTCGGTCGGCAACGGGATCATTCCCGCCTCGTCGGACGTGGTCAGCCCGATCTGGACGTGTGTCCCGCCCTTTCGAAGGCTGTTGACCGCGTTCCGGCACGTCGTCTCGATCCCGAGCGCGTCGGCGGAGACGTCCGCGCCGCCGTCGGTGATGGCCCGGACCTCGCCCGCGGCGTCGTCGACGTCACTGGCGTTGACGGTGGCGACCGCGCCGAGCTCCTCGGCCTTCTCGAGCTTCTCGTCCATGAGGTCCACCGCGATCACGTTACCGCCGAGCGCGTTCGCGATGTGGACCGCCGAGAGGCCGATGCCGCCACAGCCGTGGATCACCACGTCGTCGCCGGCGTGGACGGGCCCGCGGTGGGCCATCGCGTGGAACGAGGTCATGAACCGGCAGCCACACCCCGCAGCGGTCTCGGCGTCGATGGTGTCCGGGAGCGCCACGGCGTTGATGTCGGCGTGCGGGATGTGGACCTCCTCGGCGAACGCACCGGGGGCCTCGTTCATGAACCCGAGACCGACGTGGTTATCACAGATGTTCTCGCGCCCGTTCCGACATCGGTCGCAGATGCCACACGCGAAGTTGAACGGGATGGCGACCTCCTGGCCCTCCTCGACGGTCTCGACGTCCTCCCCGACGGCGACGATGCGGCCGGTCGGTTCGTGACCGAGAACGTGTGGCGGGTCGGGACGGTAGCCGAACCAGTCCCAGTCGCCCTGCCAGCAGTGCCAGTCCGAACGGCACACGCCGCAGCCGACGACCTCGGCCACGGCTCCGTCGGGTTCCGGTTCGGGACGATCCACGTCCTGGACGGTCAACGGCTCCTGAAACTCCTCCAGTACGACTGCCTGCATGGCATTCCCAAACAATACCGGCCGATACAATCAATTTAACGTATTATTCATTATGTGCTATCGATGAGATTATCGGGTGGTCCGGGTTCGTGGAGGGCGCGTGGAACGCTACGACCGCGCCGAGACCCGGTAGCGGACCCCGACCTCGTTGGTGCTGAGTTCGTCCTTGCGCCGTTTCGCCTCCTTTCGGGTCTCGAACGGCCCCTCGACCACGTCGTCGCCGACGGTGACGTAGTATTCGGTCATCCCTCACCTCTCGCGCGCGACCCCACAAATCACCTTTGAACGCCGACGAACGCGTCCCGAACGGATGGGTTGAAGTCCGACGGCTCGATAGGTGGGATATGAATCCGGGCGACCGCGTCCGACTCGCGCGCGAGGGCCGAACCCACGAGGGCGTACTCCTCCCCTCCTCGACCGACGAGCACGTCGTCCTCAAGCTCGACGGCGGCTACAACGTCGGCATCGAGCGGGAGGGAAGCGAGGTCGAGGTCGTCGAAGCCGACGTCTACGACATCGAGCGCGACGACGAGGACGACGCCTCGGAAGTCGAGTTCGACGACGACCTTCCGACCGTGGCGCTGATCTCGACGGGGGGAACCATCGCCTCCACCGTCGACTACCGAACCGGCGCGGTGACCGCCCAGTTCGACGCCGAGGACGTGCTTCGGGCGGTGCCGGAGCTCGCGGGCCGGGCGAACTATCGGGGGAGGGTGGTGGCGAACATCCTCTCGGAGAACATGACCCCGGGGATCTGGCAGGACCTCGCGCACGCGGTCCACGAGGAGGTCGAGGCGGGCGCGGACGGCGTCGTGGTGATGCACGGCACCGACACGATGCAGTTCTCGGCCTCGGCGCTGGCGTTCATGCTCGATACCCCCGTTCCCATCGTGTTCACCGGCAGCCAGCGTTCGGCCGACCGGCCCTCCTCCGACAACGTGATGAACGCGGTCTGTGCCGTCGAGGCCGCCAAGTCCGACTGCGCGGAGGTACTGGTCTGTATGCACGCGACCGACTCGGACGACCGCTGTGCGCTCCACCGCGGGACGAGGGTCAGAAAGAACCACACCTCGCGCCGCGACGCCTTCGAGACGGTGGGTGCGCGTCCGCTCGGCTGGGTCGACTACGAGGCCGATGAGGTGGGTTTCCGACGCGAGTACTCCGAACGCGATGGGACGTCGCTCGCCATCTCCCCCGACCTCGAAACCGACGTCGAGCTCGTGAAGTTCACGCCCGGTACGAGCGAGGCGGTGCTCGATGCGGTCTCGGGGAGCGCCGGTCTCGTCATCGAGGGAACGGGATTGGGCCACGTCCACACCGACTGGATACCGCGGCTTCGTGAACTGATCGAGAACGGGACGACCGTCGCGATGACGAGCCAGTGTCTCGGCGGGCGGGTCTGCGACCGGGTCTACGACACCGGGCGTGACCTCCTCGACGCCGGCGTCGTCGAGGCAGAGGACACCCTCCCGGGAACCGCGAAGGTCAAACTGATGTGGGCGCTCGCGAACGCCGACGACCCTGCGAAGACGATGCGAACCCCGGTGGCGGGCGAGTGTTCCGAGCGCTCGGTCCCGCTCGAAAACGCCCCCGAGGGACGGCCGTGAGCGCCGAGATCCACCTCCGGGCGGCGGAGCCGGACGACTACGAGGACATCGTGGCGTTCACCCGCGAGACGTGGGCCGACCGCGAGACG includes these proteins:
- a CDS encoding zinc-dependent alcohol dehydrogenase family protein: MQAVVLEEFQEPLTVQDVDRPEPEPDGAVAEVVGCGVCRSDWHCWQGDWDWFGYRPDPPHVLGHEPTGRIVAVGEDVETVEEGQEVAIPFNFACGICDRCRNGRENICDNHVGLGFMNEAPGAFAEEVHIPHADINAVALPDTIDAETAAGCGCRFMTSFHAMAHRGPVHAGDDVVIHGCGGIGLSAVHIANALGGNVIAVDLMDEKLEKAEELGAVATVNASDVDDAAGEVRAITDGGADVSADALGIETTCRNAVNSLRKGGTHVQIGLTTSDEAGMIPLPTDDFVAKEIDFHGSLGLQPSRYSEMLDMIESSKLDPSALVEKTVDIHGVPDELAAMTDFNTLGIPVCTDFSS
- a CDS encoding dsRNA-binding motif domain-containing protein, whose protein sequence is MTEYYVTVGDDVVEGPFETRKEAKRRKDELSTNEVGVRYRVSARS
- the gatD gene encoding Glu-tRNA(Gln) amidotransferase subunit GatD, whose product is MNPGDRVRLAREGRTHEGVLLPSSTDEHVVLKLDGGYNVGIEREGSEVEVVEADVYDIERDDEDDASEVEFDDDLPTVALISTGGTIASTVDYRTGAVTAQFDAEDVLRAVPELAGRANYRGRVVANILSENMTPGIWQDLAHAVHEEVEAGADGVVVMHGTDTMQFSASALAFMLDTPVPIVFTGSQRSADRPSSDNVMNAVCAVEAAKSDCAEVLVCMHATDSDDRCALHRGTRVRKNHTSRRDAFETVGARPLGWVDYEADEVGFRREYSERDGTSLAISPDLETDVELVKFTPGTSEAVLDAVSGSAGLVIEGTGLGHVHTDWIPRLRELIENGTTVAMTSQCLGGRVCDRVYDTGRDLLDAGVVEAEDTLPGTAKVKLMWALANADDPAKTMRTPVAGECSERSVPLENAPEGRP